A region of Caretta caretta isolate rCarCar2 chromosome 26, rCarCar1.hap1, whole genome shotgun sequence DNA encodes the following proteins:
- the LOC125626444 gene encoding uncharacterized protein LOC125626444, with amino-acid sequence MAFLLKFFRFGAEKKKAKHYENVKRDVNPEDIWTVLGELGDGAFGKVFKAQNKVTGVLAAAKVIDTQSEEELEDYVVEIDILAWCDHPNIVKLLDALYWDSRLWILIEFCPGGAVDAAILELEKGLTEEQIQVACKQILLALQYLHSCKIIHRDLKAGNVLLTLEGDVKLADFGVSAKNSQTLQRRTSFLGTPYWMAPEVVQCETSKENPYNYKADIWSLGITLIEMAEMEPPFHELNPMRVLLKISKSQPPTLRCPKRWSEEFKDFLRKALERNPEVRWSASQLLQHPFVAEVSEKRPLRELIAEARAEVMEEVEEEEEEGHVSSPHHDHKGSFHQASSSSHHEQETPSQHSQNLDGREVQSLPTAGAGREMDMMAQRASHSAPPAEESKQEEQTGSPKNQTGSPLPAGQPEFQEPGVNTSTQGDSVPYGPQMRTKKASDFLKHMRRKSAPMFAASRELRGSMRLPSRKPSDVLKLMRRRSFFGGLKSQENASEPGGINGEPVVHTASGKAQGKEQLPSCPEPQPCVGLPDTLEETAPDPFRAAACKPEAEKDFKGDHEKETSPLESQAQARELCTGLNHLAPSKDPTEGQEVETEEAETADDQANSVLEETQAGFKLPDSNITDRVPSTEAESQQAAVGLEDRTQTCPTLLSVSNMENLSNSDSSSNLLALQEHTGATKWDLSEGSAAMGEGQTVDENPPPSSRKWRIPVERTEEIRSLAKKHYLDCASVSSPLANLGVSEGTRLIAALDLCQTGTKVLSIKESWRQLQPKGAGVCIDKEATGVRLQTENFSNAAEAQEGGSPETSGEVAEQTHWETEHERLLKKLEQSGENWQQAETVSVKNEADGDMENADEHTEVGSATLEEPCCMGEIPVTENGEKNTAAARSAQETVVPAKAETGKNEEETIDNNIRGHLNEEDQHWGVDTSPMEIMGPAHEEAEGDTVNKVVEEHLKGDQHAVLDTSSQEILVPERKEAQEGTRENITLGHLNLEDQNSVADTSPKEGLVPDKAHTGEKVEDSADSPRGGPLNAVEDKDRKARGDGNGRETAKEERHPPGEGLAEAAPDPEGASGDGAGREERSAPLGNGAGLEAQGASIGHPKVRKIVSFAEASLGCPASLKQTANGGAMRDGKDPSGEGDSTLNDGLMHDQEEEMLTSPGNTESDMHRHRPSARLQTPRCTQDVTQEAVSLRRTVRKTRKFVVDGKEVSVTTSKTIGEVDTKGEKMRSARRQELHELRLLQKEEQRAQSQLEQKLHQQREQMFRHIEQEMTSKKQYYDREVESLERHHRQAQERQEHEFTARLRDEAKRLKALQEKDYGKKLSAFRGNRREEQRFLQQQQEELNLALQKVVQEHKKKVTSIEWECVSKIHSLRRAREAVVWSMEQGHLQEKYHLFKQQAKEQYSLQRQQLSKRHEKETERMSRFHLLLLDELRNQQVQQQAQLLKTQRGDAKLRLALFKESLKIQEVTGAEQKDRTKQFLQQEEGRQRAEGQLQQRQHKEQLQDLQQRLAETLSELQQLQTEKLRLLVEQEKKQLKGLDDEHTLELSEWKQRLVTRKEMLEDELAHLNPLQQKGLHHGSESGSRISRFFHFPS; translated from the exons ATGGCCTTCCTCCTCAAGTTCTTCCGTTTCGGTGCGGAGAAGAAGAAGGCGAAACACTACGAGAACGTGAAGCGAGACGTCAACCCAGAGGACATCTGGACAGTGCTGGGGGAGCTGGGCGATGGCGCCTTTGGGAAAGTCTTCAAG GCACAAAACAAGGTGACAGGGGTTCTGGCTGCTGCGAAGGTGATTGACACGCAGAGTGAGGAGGAGCTGGAAGATTACGTGGTGGAGATAGACATCCTTGCCTGGTGCGATCACCCAAACATTGTCAAGCTGCTGGACGCACTGTACTGGGACAGCAGGCTGTGG ATCCTGATTGAGTTTTGCCCAGGAGGAGCAGTGGATGCAGCAATCCTGG AGCTGGAGAAGGGTCTGACGGAGGAGCAGATCCAAGTGGCCTGTAAGCAGATCCTGCTGGCCCTGCAATATCTCCACAGCTGCAAGATCATCCATCGGGATCTGAAGGCTGGGAATGTCTTGCTGACCTTGGAAGGAGATGTCAAGCTGG CTGACTTTGGAGTCTCTGCCAAAAACTCCCAAACCCTGCAGCGACGGACATCCTTCCTTGGGACACCATATTG GATGGCTCCAGAAGTGGTGCAGTGTGAGACCTCGAAGGAGAACCCCTATAACTACAAGGCTGACATCTGGTCCCTGGGGATCACCCTGATCGAGATGGCCGAGATGGAGCCCCCCTTCCACGAGCTGAACCCCATGAGGGTGCTGCTGAAAATCTCCAAGTCCCAGCCACCCACCTTGCGCTGTCCCAAGCGATG GTCTGAGGAGTTTAAAGACTTTCTGAGAAAAGCGCTGGAGAGGAATCCTGAGGTCCGGTGGTCAGCCAGCCAGCTCCTGCAG CACCCCTTCGTGGCAGAGGTGTCGGAGAAGCGGCCCCTGCGGGAGCTGATCGCGGAGGCCAGGGCAGAGGTGATGGAagaggtggaagaggaggaggaggaaggacatgTCTCATCA CCACACCATGACCACAAAGGCTCCTTCCACCaggcctccagcagcagccaccacgAGCAGGAGACGCCATCCCAGCACAGTCAGAACCTGGATGGGAGGGAAGTGCAATCCCTCCCCACggcaggagctggcagggagatggacatGATGGCTCAGCGAGCCAGCCACTCCGCTCCACCAGCAGAggagagcaaacaggaagagcaaaCGGGGTCTCCTAAGAATCAGACGGGgagccctctccctgctggccagcctGAGTTCCAAGAACCTGGGGTCAACACCAGTACCCAGGGGGACTCAGTCCCCTATGGTCCCCAGATGAGGACAAAAAAAGCTTCTGATTTCCTGAAACACATGAGGCGAAAGTCCGCGCCCATGTTTGCAGCTTCCCGGGAGCTGCGCGGCTCCATGAGGCTCCCCTCCCGAAAGCCCTCTGACGTCCTGAAGCTGATGAGACGCAGGTCGTTCTTTGGTGGGTTGAAGTCACAAGAAAATGCCAGCGAACCAGGTGGGATCAATGGAGAGCCAGTGGTGCATACAGCCAGCGGGAAAGCTCAGGGCAAGGAGCAGCTGCCTTCATGTCCTGAGCCTCAGCCATGTGTGGGACTGCCAGACACTCTGGAGGAGACAGCGCCAGATCCCTTCCGAGCAGCAGCATGCAAACCAGAAGCAGAGAAGGACTTTAAAGGGGACCATGAAAAGGAGACCAGCCCTCTAGAGAGCCAAGCCCAAGCAAGAGAACTTTGTACTGGGTTAAATCATTTAGCACCATCTAAAGATCCAACTGAAGGGCAAGAGGTGGAAACAGAAGAAGCAGAAACTGCTGATGATCAGGCCAACTCTGTACTGGAAGAAACTCAGGCAGGTTTTAAACTCCCCGACTCAAACATAACAGACAGAGTTCCCTCCACAGAAGCAGAAAGTCAACAGGCAGCTGTAGGCCTGGAGGACAGGACCCAGACATGCCCCACTTTGCTCTCAGTGAGTAACATGGAAAACCTGTCAAATAGCGATTCTTCCAGTAATTTATTGGCTCTGCAGGAACATACAGGAGCAACTAAGTGGGACTTGTCTGAAGGCTCAGCTGCGATGGGAGAAGGACAGACCGTGGATGAGAATCCTCCCCCCAGTTCCAGGAAATGGAGGATTCCGGTTGAAAGGACAGAGGAAATACGAAGTCTAGCCAAGAAACATTACCTGGATTGTGCGTCTGTGAGCAGCCCTCTTGCAAACCTGGGCGTGAGCGAGGGCACACGACTAATAGCAGCTCTAGACCTTTGTCAGACTGGTACTAAAGTTCTGAGCATCAAAGAATCCTGGAGACAGCTCCAGCCCAAAGGTGCTGGAGTGTGTATAGATAAGGAAGCGACAGGGGTTAGATTACAGACTGAAAATTTCTCAAATGCAGCAGAAGCACAAGAAGGTGGAAGCCCAGAGACGTCTGGAGAGGTAGCAGAGCAAACACACTGGGAAACTGAGCATGAAAGACTCCTCAAGAAATTAGAGCAGAGTGGTGAGAATTGGCAACAGGCAGAAACCGTCTCAGTAAAGAATGAAGCAGATGGAGACATGGAGAACGCAGATGAACACACGGAGGTGGGATCAGCAACCCTAGAAGAGCCGTGTTGTATGGGAGAGATTCCAGTGACTGAGAATGGAGAGAAAAATACAGCAGCCGCTCGTTCTGCTCAGGAAACAGTGGTTCCAGCCAAAGCAGAAACAGGGAAGAATGAGGAAGAAACTATAGACAACAATATAAGGGGCCATTTAAATGAAGAAGATCAACATTGGGGGGTGGACACCTCCCCCATGGAGATCATGGGGCCAGCACATGAGGAGGCAGAAGGAGATACTGTAAACAAGGTTGTAGAGGAGCATTTAAAGGGAGACCAACATGCAGTGCTGGACACATCCAGCCAGGAGATACTGGTGCCAGAAAGAAAGGAAGCCCAGGAAGGCACTAGAGAAAATATAACACTGGGTCATTTAAATTTAGAGGATCAAAACTCAGTGGCGGATACCTCCCCCAAGGAGGGCCTCGTGCCAGATAAAGCACACACAGGGGAGAAAGTGGAAGACAGTGCAGACAGTCCTAGGGGTGGCCCGTTAAATGCTGTTGAGGACAAAGACCGTAAAGCTAGGGGAGATGGAAATGGTAGAGAaacagcaaaggaagagagacatCCACCCGGAGAAGGTCTGGCAGAGGCTGCTCCGGATCCAGAAGGGGCCTCGGGGGATGGAgctggaagagaagagagaagtgCCCCCCTGGGGAACGGAGCAGGGCTGGAAGCCCAGGGGGCATCTATTGGGCACCCAAAGGTAAGGAAAATCGTGAGCTTTGCTGAGGCATCCCTGGGCTGCCCCGCCTCTCTGAAACAGACAGCTAATGGAGGAGCaatgagagatggaaaagatccCAGTGGTGAGGGAGATTCAACCTTAAACGATGGTTTAATGCACGACCAAGAAGAAGAGATGCTGACGTCACCGGGCAATACAGAGTCTGACATGCACCGCCACCGTCCTTCTGCAAGGCTGCAGACCCCGCGCTGCACGCAAGACGTCACACAG GAGGCTGTCTCCCTAAGAAGAACAGTGAGGAAAACCAGGAAGTTTGTTGTGGATGGGAAGGAGGTCAGCGTGACAACCTCAAAGACCATCGGTGAGGTGGATACAAAGGGCGAGAAGATGCGCTCAGCTCG GCGCCAGGAGCTGCATGAACTCCGCCTTCTCCAGAAGGAAGAGCAGCGAGCCCAGAGCCAGCTGGAGCAGAAGCTCCATCAGCAGCGGGAGCAGATGTTCCGCCACATTGAGCAGGAAATGACG AGTAAGAAGCAGTATTATGATCGCGAGGTGGAGAGCCTGGAGCGGCACCATCGGCAGGCCCAGGAGCGCCAGGAGCACGAGTTCACCGCCAGGCTACGCGATGAGGCCAAGCGGCTGAAAGCCCTGCAGGAGAAGGACTACGGCAAGAAGCTGTCGGCCTTTAGGGGCAACAGGAGAGAG GAGCAGAgatttctgcagcagcagcaggaggagctaaACCTGGCCTTGCAGAAAGTCGTCCAGGAGCACAAGAAGAAAGTGACCTCTATCGAGTGGGAGTGCGTCAGCAAGATCCACAGCCTCAGGAGAG cccgggAGGCCGTGGTGTGGAGCATGGAGCAAGGGCACCTGCAGGAGAAGTATCACCTCTTCAAGCAGCAGGCGAAGGAGCAGTACTCGCTCCAGCGGCAGCAGCTGAGCAAGCGGCACGAGAAG GAAACCGAGCGGATGAGCCGCTTCCACCTCCTGCTGCTGGACGAGCTGAGGAACCAGCAGGTGCAGCAGCAGGCGCAGTTGCTGAAAACCCAGCGCGGGGATGCCAAGCTCCGCCTCGCCCTGTTCAAGGAGAGTCTGAAGATCCAGGAGGTGACGGGTGCTGAGCAGAAGGACAGGACCAAGCAG ttcctgcagcaggaggaggggcgCCAGCGAGCCGAGGGGCAGCTACAGCAGCGGCAGCataaggagcagctgcaggacctGCAGCAGCGTCTGGCTGAGACCCTGAGcgagctgcagcagctgcag ACCGAGAAGCTCCGTCTGCTGGTCGAACAGGAGAAGAAGCAGCTGAAGGGGCTGGACGACGAACACACCCTGGAGCTGAGCGAGTGGAAACAGCGGCTCGTTACCCGCAAAGAA ATGCTTGAGGATGAGCTGGCTCACTTGAACCCGCTGCAGCAGAAGGGGCTACACCATGGCAGCGAATCAGGCAGCAGGATATCCCGGTTCTTCCACTTCCCTTCCTGA